One Streptomyces marianii genomic window, TACTACGCCACCGAGCGGTGCGTTCGAGCCCTCCTCGGCCACCCCGGACCGGGCACCCGCCGAGCCATCCAGACGGCCGTCGACCGGGTCCTGGCCAGCCAGCACGACGACGGAACCTGGGGCGTCTGGGGCGGCACGGCGGAGGAGACCGCGTACGCGGTGCAGATCCTCCTCGCCGATCCCGCCGCCGCCACCCGGCCCGGGTGGCGCACAGCGCTCCAGCGCGCCGAGAACGCCCTCGACGACCGTGGCAGCCGAGACCGGCCCCCGGCGCTGTGGCACGACAAGACGCTCTACGCCCCCACCGCGATGATCCAGGCCGAGATCCTTGCCGCCCGCGAACTGCTGACCCGGCACGGCCCCGGACGGCACACGGAAGGAGTGGCCTCGTGACGGCCGACCACCGGCTCGCGCCGATCGCTCCGGGCAGGCGCCCGCTCATCGGACACGCGCTGCCGCTCCTTCGCGACCGGCTGGGCCTCCTCCAGCAACTGCGCGCCCACGGCCCCATCGTGCGGATCATGCTCGGTCCGAAGTCCGTGACCGTGGTGAACTCGCCCGAGTTGATCCACCAGATGCTCACCGCCCAGTCCGGTCACTTCACCAAGGGGCTGCTCTTCGAGAAGCTGAGGCTCTTCGGCAAGGACGCCCTTCCCGTCGCCGAAGGCCCCGGGCATCTCGCGCGCCGCCGGATGATGCAGCCCGCCTTCCACCGCGAGCGGGTCACCGGCTACGTCCGGACCATGCGCGACACCACCGCCTTCGCCATCGGAGCCTGGAGCGAAGGCGGCGAACTCGACCTGAAGACCGAGATGCAGCTGATGGCCCAGAACATCGTCATGCGCGCCGCGTTCTCCGCCGCCCCCGCACCTCACACCGCCCGCGCGATCCTCACGAGCGTGGACACCCTCTTCAAGGCGGCCCTCCGGCGCGCCCTCGTGCCGCTGCCCCTGCTCGACCGGCTGCCCACCCGCCACAACCGGCGGCTCGCCCGCGCCGGCAGCACCCTGCACCACGCGGTGGCCGGCATCATCACCGACCACCTCACACGCCCCGACGACTACGACGACGTCGTCTCGATGCTCCTGGACGCCCGGGACGAGACCGGCGCCCCGCTCCCGGACGACGAGATCCTGTCCGAAGTCACCGGCCTGCTCGCCGCAGGATCTGAGACGACGGCCGTCGTCATGGCCTGGCTCTTCCACGAGATCGGCCGCCAGTCCGACCTCGAGGCACGACTCCACACCGAAGTCGATACCGTCCTGGCCGGACAGGAACTCACCGCCGACCACCTGCCCCGGCTGACGTTCACCCGCGCCCTCGTCCAGGAGACCCTCCGCCTGTACAGCCCCGGCTGGCTGGTGACCCGGCAGGCCACCGCCGCGGTCCGGCTCGGCGACTTCACCCTGCCCGCCGGCACCGACGTCGTCTGGAGCCCCTACACCCTGCACCGCGACCCCGGCCTCTACCCGGACCCGTTGCGGTTCGACCCCGACCGCTGGCTGCCGGACCGGCCCCAGCCGCCGAAGAACGCCTTCATCCCGTTCGGCGCCGGCAAGCGCCAGTGCCTCGGCGACGCGTTCGCCTGGACCGAGATGACGATCATCACGGCCCTCATCGCCTCCCGCTGGCGGCTGCGACCGGCCCCCGGGATCCGGCCCGTGCCAGTCGGCGCGATCACGGTCCACCCGTCCGTCCTGCGGATGAGAACTGAAGCCCGCCAGAGCGGCACCGCCCGGGAGGCGGCGTGAACAGCGGCCCCGGCATCGCGCCCGTCCCCCTCACCCTGCCCGATCTCGGTGCCGCCTTCCCCGGCCCGTTCCCGACCAGCCCCCACGCTGTCACCGCGGACAGACACCTCCGACGCTGGGCCGCCGAACGAAACCTCCCCGTGCCGGCCGACGAGCTCCGCACCCTGTGCGGCATCACCAGCCAGGGCATCGTCCGCGCGCTGCCCACCGCCGATCTCGACAGCCTGCTGCTCGCCGCCGAGCTCTTCCTGTGGCTCGTGGCCTTCGACGACACCCACGGCGAGACGACCGCCGCGGCCGACCCCGCCGCCCTGGCCGGCCACATCGACGAGCTGACCGGCGTCCTGGCCGACAACACCCCAACGTCACCGCCAGGACCGTTCACGACAGCGCTGCTCGACCTCCTCGACCGCATCCGGGACAGGGCCACGCCCAGCCAGTACCTCACCCTCACCGGACACCTGCACGGAAACCTCCGCGGGCTCCTCTGGGAGGCCCACTACCTGAACGACCCCAGCCGCGTCCCGCTGCACACCTACCGCACGATGCGGCCCCTCACCGTCTTCGCCCGCACCCTCACCGCCATCACACCGATCGCCCTCTCCTACGAACTGCCCGACCGGCACGGCGCTGCGCACCTGGTGGACCGGTCGGAGTCCGCGGTCGCATGTCTGGCCGGGTGGGTCAACGACCTCGCCTCCTACTCGCGGGAGGCGAGCCGGAGCCCCGTGCCGCCGCTGAGCCTGCCGACACTGCTGATGCGCGAGCACCGCCTGCAGCTTCCCGAGGCGCTCAGGGCCGCCGCCCGGTTGTGTGACGAGCAGGCCGTGCTCGCCCGCGCGCTCATCGACGAGCTGTCCGCCACCGGCTCCTTGCCGCTCACGCACCACGCCCAGGCCCTGAAGCACATCGTCCACGCGTTCATCTGGCACATCGACCACGACCGGTACACCACCCCGTGACCTGAGCCGGGCACTCACCACACCACCGAAAGCACCTCCCATGCCTGCGAAGATCCGCACCGCACGAGAACTCACCCAGCTCACCCCCGCCGAGAAACGGGCCGCCGGACAACTGGTCGCCGGAGCATCAAACGCCAAGGGTGCCCAGGCCCTGGGCATCAGCACCACGACGTTCACCGGCCACATCGTCGCCATCGGCAAGAAGTACGGCATCACCAGCCGGAGCGGCCGGCCCGCCCGCGCCCACGCCGTACTGGCCAGCGGACAGGTACCTCCGCCGCCGGCCCCCGAGCGCATCCCCGACTTCACCGAGCGGGACCTGCGGCTGCTGCGCGCGCTTGCCGAGCACCCGGAGACCCATGACATCGCCATGGCGGTCGAGATCGCCCCGGCCGATGTCCGCCCGATGATCGCCGACCTCGTCGACAAGGCCGGGGCTGCCAACGACACGCACCTGATCGGCCTCGGCCACGCCTGGGGGCTCCTCAAAACCGGCCCCGCCCAGGTGGCAGGCACCACGCCGTTCCACGCCGCGAATCGGACCCTGCAGGCGAGCCGGTCGCCGCGGGGCGCGACGCCTACGACGGCGGGACGGTCCCCGGCGACGGTTCGAAGGTGAGCGTCGGGACGCTGTGCGGCCCGCACTCGGGCCGCAGCATCGACGGCCCGATGACCTCCTGCAACGCCATCTCCTGGATGAACTGGACCTCCGCCCACAGCAGATGGGACACGCTGCCGGCAGCCTCGAGGTCTTTGCGTCCGACCGCGACGTGGAGGTGCGGGGCCAGGGAGTCGGTATCCGGGCTCCAGGCGAGGGTCCCGGCGCCGACGGCCTCCACCGTCTCCAGGACCGTCTTGTCCCACACGGGCGCTTCCGGGTCCTGCAGCGGGCCAGCGGCCCCCACCAGGTGCACCCGCCGGAATCCGCCGAGGAACATCGGGATGATCGCCTGCCGGATCCCCTGCTCCGCGCAGAAGCAGGTGAGCTCCTTGACGAAGTCGTCGCCGTCGTCGAAGGCCAGCGCGAAGGAGCGCCCCAGGGTCAGTTCGGTGGCTCGCATCAGCCTCGTCCCTCCGCGGTCGTTCCGGCGGGAGCGAACGTCGCGCGGATCGTGTCGTTGTCGGCGCCGCTGCGCAGCAGCACTGTCAGGAGGTGGCGGGCTTTGTACGGGTCGAGGTGTCCTGCGCCGATGAGACCGCGGGAGAGCAGGTCCTTCTCCGATCCGTCGAACCCGTACGCGCGCGTGAGGGTGGTGCCGGCTCCGGTGCGGGAGGCGAGGACGACCGGAATCCGCTGGGCCGCCTTCGCGAGGATGGGAACCCAGGCCTCGGGGACGTGGCCGACTCCGAAGCCGGCGATGACCATGCCGTCGACCTGGTGCAGCAGCACCTCCAGGAGAGCGCCGTCGTCGCCGAGGGTGGCGGGGTACAGGGCGACGCGAGCTGGTCTGTCGAGGGGCGGGGCGAGGGGGCGGGGCGTGTGTGCGGGGACGGCGAGCAGGCGGAGGGCGCCTTCCGCGACGACGCCGAGGGCCCCGGTGTCGGGGGCGGCGAACGCGCTGGTGCTGGTGCTGTGTGCCTTGCGGACACGCGCGGGGTCGAAGACCTGGTCGTTGAAGACCACGAGAACGCCCAGGCCGCGGGCGTGGGGGCTGGCCGCGACGGTGACGGCGGCGAGCAGGTTGGCGGGCCCGTCGGCGCCGGCCTGGTGCGGGGCGCGCATGGCTCCGGTGACGACGAGTGGGGCCTGCTCCGCGTACAGCAGGCTCAGCAGGTAGGCGGTCTCCTCCAGGGTGTCGGTTCCCTGGGTCACGACGATGCCGTCGACGGCGCCTTCGCCGGCCATCGCCCGGAGCCGGTTCGCGAGGCGGTCGATGTCATCCAGCGTCAGCGAGGCGCCGGGCTTGCCCGCGAAGGACAGCGTCTGGATGTCGACGTCCGAACCGTCCATCTGGGGTACCGCGGCGAGCAGGTCCTCCGCGCTCAGGGTGGGGCGAGCCGCTCCATCACGGTCGGAGGGCATCATGGCGATGGTGCCACCGAGGCCGACCACGACAACGGTGGGACGGGTGCGGTCCTTCGTCAACGTTGATTCCTCAGATCACCTTGGGAGCGGAGCGGGTTGAGCCTATCGACCTCCACCGCGGCTGCCTACAGCGCGCCGAGGAAGCGCAGAGTCTGGTCGAGGGCCATGAGCGTGAGATGACGACTGCGGGGCCGCAGCATGCCAGTGATCCCGCTCTCACCGAGCGCGCGACACCGGACAACCAGCCATGTCCAGTCCAGCTCGAGGTACTCGGCCAGCGCCTGCAGCCGGGCGGCAGGGGTGGGCCCGTCGACGATGCTGTGTGCCTGGGCGTGCGCAATCGCTTCCCGGTAGGGGGCGACGTCCTGGACGGCGCTCGTGGTGGCGACACGCCACACGGAGTCCTCGCGTACCCAGTTGGCCAGGATGGCCCGGTCCTGGGCCAGGACGAACCCCTCGGTCTGGGCGTAGGCCGGGTCGCTGGTGATCCACACCGTGATCCGGTGCATCTCCATCATCGCGACGGTGAGGAGCAGCAGGATCCGCTCAGACGGCTCGGTGCTGTCAACGGCCTGCTCCGGGACGCAGAAGGCACGCCCCAGAGGACTGGCTGCGCCGGCGAAGCGGCTGGCCACGGCCTGTAGGTACTCGTGTTTGTGCCGGAACAGGAGCCAGGGAGCGCACTCGTCGCCGGTGGCTTCCCGGGTCCAGAACACGGGGACGGCAGGCAGTTCGTCGAGACGCCGGGTGATGTACTGCGCGCACAGGCTGGAGCCGAGCCACGCGGCGCCAACCGGTGAGAGTTCCGGCATGTCCGATCTCGGCGGTGCCGAGTCACCGGTCTTGACGTAGTAGCCGAGCTCCTCTGCCCGGTCGGTCAACGGCAGGTCGTCGGCGAGCATGCCGTCGTCCAGGACGTACAGCGCCCGCGCGAGCGAGAAGGTGAGATCGTCCAGCTGGTAGGCGGCAGGGATGCGAGGAACCTGGCCGGTGGTGAGCTGACGGCGGGCGTGCGCGGCGTCCAGCAGATACAGGCCTGTCCCGCCCGCGGCGCCGAGGGAGGCGAGGACCACCCCACGGCGCGACGATCGGACGTAGGACTGCAGGTGCGGCAGGTCGGCTTCCTTGAGCTCGACCTGATCGCCGTCGGGCGCGGCTTCGTACAGCTGCAAGCCGATGGCCGTCCCGTCGAAGTGCCGGCCGCCGGAGAGCTCCCAGGTCCCGATGACGCCGGTGTTCGGCTCGCCCGGCACGTATCGGGAGGTGTTCCAGGTGTAGTCCAGGGCCCGCGTGGCAGCGGTGAGGGTGCTCGGGTCAAGCGGGCTGGGACGCACGATCTCCCGGTGGGGTACGGGCCGGGCCAGCTCGGCAGCGCTCTTGCCGAAGTACCACTCCAGGATCACCGCCGTGTCGCCCTTGGTGACGTGAGCGCCGGAGAGCCATCGCTGGTAGCTGGAACGCGATACGCGGACTTGGGCGAGCTTCGGGAGTCCTAAGCCCTGTGCTGCCTCGCTCGCCATGCGTCCCCACAGAACCTGAAACCGGGCCCACGTCGTGCAGTTCAACCCGGGGGTGGTCTCCAGGAGATGCTGCAGCAGGGTACGTGGTTGCGGCTGCGGCATTCCGGACTCCTTGACGGCCACGGAGTTGTTGAGGTGGGTCATGATGCCTCCGTGCCCGACATCGCGATCGGGCGGCTCTGGGCAGCGGTGAGCTGTGTCCAGGCCAGGGCGACGAGGTGTGCGTTGCTTCTGGCTCCGGCCACCTGCCGAAGCTGCGCGAGGTGGTCCTCCTGGGAGTCGCGCAGGTGCATCGGCACGCTGGCCGGGTGGGAGAGCTCTGCGACGGCTCGGATGAGGGCCAGGTCGTCGGAGGTGAAGTCGGGCGCGGCCATGGCGGTCTGCGGCGGTGGGAGATGTCCGCCGGCCAGGAGGGCGGCAGCTCGGCCAGCCGGGGTGGTTCCGCCGGCCCGGTAGCCGATCCCCTTCAGGTGCTCGCGCACGGTCGTCACGGACACCTTCAGTTCGGCGGCGATCTCCTGATTGGTATTCCCGGCGAGCAGGAGCCGGCCGGTGCGCAGCTGCGTCGGTGTGAGCGGCCGGGGGTTCAAAGGGAGCGCTGCTGTGTCCGGCGCCGGGGCCAGACGCCTCGCCGGTGAGATGGGGCGATTCACCGGGCGCAGCACGGGAAGGGAGGGGGCGGTCTCGGCAGCGATCAGGGCCTCGCGCAGCCGGGTCGCGGAGGTGGTGTCGGCCCCCGGGGTGACGACCCAGTGGACGTCCTTGCCTCCCGTGACCTCGCGCGGCGGTATGCCGATGACGGTGCCCCGACGCAGGACCCGGACCCCGGGCGCCCAGCGGCCCGGCTCGGCTTCCCCGAGCGGCAGGAGGACCCACCAAACGCGGG contains:
- a CDS encoding terpene synthase family protein, which gives rise to MNSGPGIAPVPLTLPDLGAAFPGPFPTSPHAVTADRHLRRWAAERNLPVPADELRTLCGITSQGIVRALPTADLDSLLLAAELFLWLVAFDDTHGETTAAADPAALAGHIDELTGVLADNTPTSPPGPFTTALLDLLDRIRDRATPSQYLTLTGHLHGNLRGLLWEAHYLNDPSRVPLHTYRTMRPLTVFARTLTAITPIALSYELPDRHGAAHLVDRSESAVACLAGWVNDLASYSREASRSPVPPLSLPTLLMREHRLQLPEALRAAARLCDEQAVLARALIDELSATGSLPLTHHAQALKHIVHAFIWHIDHDRYTTP
- a CDS encoding cytochrome P450 is translated as MTADHRLAPIAPGRRPLIGHALPLLRDRLGLLQQLRAHGPIVRIMLGPKSVTVVNSPELIHQMLTAQSGHFTKGLLFEKLRLFGKDALPVAEGPGHLARRRMMQPAFHRERVTGYVRTMRDTTAFAIGAWSEGGELDLKTEMQLMAQNIVMRAAFSAAPAPHTARAILTSVDTLFKAALRRALVPLPLLDRLPTRHNRRLARAGSTLHHAVAGIITDHLTRPDDYDDVVSMLLDARDETGAPLPDDEILSEVTGLLAAGSETTAVVMAWLFHEIGRQSDLEARLHTEVDTVLAGQELTADHLPRLTFTRALVQETLRLYSPGWLVTRQATAAVRLGDFTLPAGTDVVWSPYTLHRDPGLYPDPLRFDPDRWLPDRPQPPKNAFIPFGAGKRQCLGDAFAWTEMTIITALIASRWRLRPAPGIRPVPVGAITVHPSVLRMRTEARQSGTAREAA
- a CDS encoding helix-turn-helix domain-containing protein — encoded protein: MPAKIRTARELTQLTPAEKRAAGQLVAGASNAKGAQALGISTTTFTGHIVAIGKKYGITSRSGRPARAHAVLASGQVPPPPAPERIPDFTERDLRLLRALAEHPETHDIAMAVEIAPADVRPMIADLVDKAGAANDTHLIGLGHAWGLLKTGPAQVAGTTPFHAANRTLQASRSPRGATPTTAGRSPATVRR
- a CDS encoding PPC domain-containing DNA-binding protein; this translates as MRATELTLGRSFALAFDDGDDFVKELTCFCAEQGIRQAIIPMFLGGFRRVHLVGAAGPLQDPEAPVWDKTVLETVEAVGAGTLAWSPDTDSLAPHLHVAVGRKDLEAAGSVSHLLWAEVQFIQEMALQEVIGPSMLRPECGPHSVPTLTFEPSPGTVPPS
- a CDS encoding asparaginase, with the translated sequence MTKDRTRPTVVVVGLGGTIAMMPSDRDGAARPTLSAEDLLAAVPQMDGSDVDIQTLSFAGKPGASLTLDDIDRLANRLRAMAGEGAVDGIVVTQGTDTLEETAYLLSLLYAEQAPLVVTGAMRAPHQAGADGPANLLAAVTVAASPHARGLGVLVVFNDQVFDPARVRKAHSTSTSAFAAPDTGALGVVAEGALRLLAVPAHTPRPLAPPLDRPARVALYPATLGDDGALLEVLLHQVDGMVIAGFGVGHVPEAWVPILAKAAQRIPVVLASRTGAGTTLTRAYGFDGSEKDLLSRGLIGAGHLDPYKARHLLTVLLRSGADNDTIRATFAPAGTTAEGRG
- a CDS encoding helix-turn-helix transcriptional regulator, translating into MTASPTQPARGTGRVPTDSADGVWTWADEGDPEWSWLPRSRTVPVPCGRYFDAVRMPADIAMPVLRRLGSGSGPVLANDVTRVWWVLLPLGEAEPGRWAPGVRVLRRGTVIGIPPREVTGGKDVHWVVTPGADTTSATRLREALIAAETAPSLPVLRPVNRPISPARRLAPAPDTAALPLNPRPLTPTQLRTGRLLLAGNTNQEIAAELKVSVTTVREHLKGIGYRAGGTTPAGRAAALLAGGHLPPPQTAMAAPDFTSDDLALIRAVAELSHPASVPMHLRDSQEDHLAQLRQVAGARSNAHLVALAWTQLTAAQSRPIAMSGTEAS
- a CDS encoding transcriptional regulator, XRE family protein, which translates into the protein MTHLNNSVAVKESGMPQPQPRTLLQHLLETTPGLNCTTWARFQVLWGRMASEAAQGLGLPKLAQVRVSRSSYQRWLSGAHVTKGDTAVILEWYFGKSAAELARPVPHREIVRPSPLDPSTLTAATRALDYTWNTSRYVPGEPNTGVIGTWELSGGRHFDGTAIGLQLYEAAPDGDQVELKEADLPHLQSYVRSSRRGVVLASLGAAGGTGLYLLDAAHARRQLTTGQVPRIPAAYQLDDLTFSLARALYVLDDGMLADDLPLTDRAEELGYYVKTGDSAPPRSDMPELSPVGAAWLGSSLCAQYITRRLDELPAVPVFWTREATGDECAPWLLFRHKHEYLQAVASRFAGAASPLGRAFCVPEQAVDSTEPSERILLLLTVAMMEMHRITVWITSDPAYAQTEGFVLAQDRAILANWVREDSVWRVATTSAVQDVAPYREAIAHAQAHSIVDGPTPAARLQALAEYLELDWTWLVVRCRALGESGITGMLRPRSRHLTLMALDQTLRFLGAL